The nucleotide sequence ACATATATAATTGAAGTAAATCCATTACTTCCTTTACTTATATTTTGTGTCTCAAATACTGCAAGAACTACAGATATAAGTACGAGTCCCAAAATATCATCTATAACTGCTGCACCTAAAATATTTATACCTGACTTCGTATTAAGTTTTCCAAGTTCTTTAAGGGTTTCTACTGTAATGCTTACACTGGTTGCAGTTAAAATAACACCTACAAATACATTTTCTAATAAATTGTCAAAAAACAAATAGGCACCTATAGTTCCTAAAATAAAGGGTAAAATTATACCTGCTACTGCAATCATAAATGAAGAAACCCCCGCCTTTTTAAATTCTTCTACATTTGTTTCAAGTCCCGCAAGAAACATAAGCATAATAACTCCAATATTTGATAATAATTTCATATTGTCATCATATTGCATGATATTTAACATAACTGGACCAAGTATTACTCCAGCAATTAATGCTCCCAGAACTTCAGGCATTTTAAATTTTTTACTGATTATACCTCCTATTTTAGTAAATATAAGAATCAATGATATGTTTAACAACACACTCTCCATATATGTCCTCCTAACCTTAAGACAAATATAATTTCAAAAACATTTGATCATATAAATAAAAACAAAAAAAGAAAGCCCATAAGGACTTTCCACCCTAAAAGTCATAATCTCTTGAAATCAAATAAAAATTTGTTCAACCGGAATTATAAGCTATAATTATTTTTAATAATATTAACATAATAAAAGGTAATATTCAATATTTATAAAGAATTGTACATTAAATTATAATTCTATATTATATATATTAAATAATTATAATTAAATCTTAGTCGGGTTTATCTGATTAAAAAATGGTGGGTTACTTATCATTTTAGTAATTTTATTCATAAATTTAGAAGAAAGTACTATTACAATAAGCAATGAAAAAATGATGATAAATACCTTACTTGGTAATGAACCTACATGATCAAAAAAATTATATTTGACCAATTCTTTAACTATAAAACCATGAAATACATATACAGCCATGGTTCTGGAACCTAATTTTGTGAAAAACAATTTTTTACCTGGTATCAATGTTAATATAAATATAGATATTGTTACAGCCATAATATATGTAGCCATACGCATAAAATATTTTGGGTAACTAAGGCTGCTTAATTGTGAATACGAATAACTGCCATAAAACCATCTATAGTCAATTACACTATTCATCATATATAAAATTAGTAAAACACTTAACACACCTACAATAGCATATTTTTTTCTTACATACTTCTTTATAGTGGATATATAAGATTTTTTACAAAAATATCCCATTAAAAAATACGGAAAAAATACTATGGTTCTTGATAAACTTAAATAATATCCAACATTATTATCATATCCACATAACAGTGAAATAAATAATGCTATTAAAATGGGATGTTTAATTCGCAAAAAATAAGGTGACATAATATCCCAGATAAAAAGTGAAAGAAGATACCACATGGCCCAATATGGATATACCAAAGTAACTTTAGAATTTGGTGTCTTATGGATCTAAGTCAATAAAGTAGACACAAAATATCGAATATTTAAGCAGATTTTTTGCAATTATCCTCACATTGTTGAGGGGTAATATATCCTATAGAGCCATGGATTCTAATCCTGTTATACCATGATTCTATGTATTGAAATACAGCTAATTTTGCAGAATTATAATCGCAGTATTTAACAAGATTTACCTCTTCTTTCTTTAATGAAGCATGGAATGACTCAATGCAGGCATTGTCATAAGGGCAACCCTTGGCACTGAAAGAGTGAGTTATTAAATGAGTATCTAGAAGATAATTTTCAAATTCACAGCTTGTATATTGAGTTCCAAGATCACTGTGGAGAACCAGTGGTTCAACCGGTTTCTGTAGATTAAGAGCATTGTCAACTGCATTTACAGCAAGTTTAGAATCCATAGATTTTGAGAAACTATAACCGATTATTTTTCTGCTGTAGAGATCCATGACGGATGCAAGATAACACCAGCCGTCTTTTATAGTGTGTATATATGTTATATCGGTACACCATTTTTGATTTATTCTACTGGTATTAAAATCTCTTTTAAGGATATTTTCCTTTTCTTCAACCTTATATTTTGAAGGAAAAGGTCTAAATCTTTTACAGACAATAGACTTTATACCTAACTTTTTCATAAGCCTCTGGGTTCTTTTAAGACTTATATTTATATTGATCCGTTTTAATTTATAGTTTATTTTTATTGCCCCATAGCGTTTTTTACTATCGTTATAAATCTTCATAATACAAGCTTGAATCTGTTTATTCTCAATGCTTCGCATACTCTGCTTTCTTATTAAACTTTTATAGAAAGAACTTCTTGGAATATTGAAGATATTGCACATTAATTTAATACTATAGTTATCTTTATTGTATTTAATAAAATTGTATACTGTATCTAATTTTTCTTTGCAAATATGGCCATAGCTTTTTTTAATATCTCATTCTCCTCTTCTAACTTTGCCATTTTCTTGATTAAGTTTTGATACTCAGCTGTTGTAATAGTTTTATTTTTATCTATCTGTATTGGTGCTGCCTTTTTAATCCATAATTTTATTGTTGATTTAGATGCGCCATATTCGCTGTTTAATTCACTCAGGGTTTTACCCGAATTATAAAGTTCAACTATTGTATTTTTGAAATCCTCTGTATATCTCTTAGATCTATTTGACACTGTGTAGACACTCCTTTTCTTTTATTTTATATTGTTCGAATTTTTGTGTCTACATTTTTATACTAGCACCATTAAGTATATAAACATCAAATAAAGAGTATATTGTCTGAAATATAATATATGTTATTAAAAGACCGCTTGTTTTAAAATAAATTTTTTTATTATTAATAATGTCTTTAGAAAAGTAACCAGAAATAAAAACAAAAAGAGGCATATGAAAAGAA is from Clostridium fermenticellae and encodes:
- a CDS encoding IS3 family transposase (programmed frameshift), whose translation is MSNRSKRYTEDFKNTIVELYNSGKTLSELNSEYGASKSTIKLWIKKAAPIQIDKNKTITTAEYQNLIKKMAKLEEENEILKKGYGHICKEKLDTVYNFIKYNKDNYSIKLMCNIFNIPRSSFYKSLIRKQSMRSIENKQIQACIMKIYNDSKKRYGAIKINYKLKRININISLKRTQRLMKKLGIKSIVCKRFRPFPSKYKVEEKENILKRDFNTSRINQKWCTDITYIHTIKDGWCYLASVMDLYSRKIIGYSFSKSMDSKLAVNAVDNALNLQKPVEPLVLHSDLGTQYTSCEFENYLLDTHLITHSFSAKGCPYDNACIESFHASLKKEEVNLVKYCDYNSAKLAVFQYIESWYNRIRIHGSIGYITPQQCEDNCKKSA
- a CDS encoding acyltransferase family protein, coding for MNTVLNENLEKNRSYYFDNLKFVLIVFVVVGHVIEPLIGSYSNIKLIYSFIYSFHMPLFVFISGYFSKDIINNKKIYFKTSGLLITYIIFQTIYSLFDVYILNGASIKM